The following proteins come from a genomic window of Methylorubrum populi:
- a CDS encoding thiamine pyrophosphate-binding protein has product MTPGAVDAVIRGLKRAGVSIVCYLPDSLFKELYPALDADPDLRTIPVTNEGEGAAICGGVFLSGKRAVLVMENSGLRASVEPLARMGLGAGIPVVMLMSYRGDLGENNWWAIPHGITMEPVLQALRIPYRVVREEAAIETAIADAYASAYASYYHAAVALGGSIVR; this is encoded by the coding sequence ATGACGCCTGGAGCCGTCGACGCCGTGATCCGCGGCCTGAAGCGGGCGGGCGTCTCGATCGTCTGCTACCTGCCGGATTCCCTGTTCAAGGAGCTCTACCCGGCCCTGGACGCGGATCCGGACCTGCGCACCATCCCGGTCACCAATGAGGGCGAGGGCGCGGCGATCTGCGGCGGCGTCTTCCTGTCGGGCAAGCGCGCCGTGCTGGTGATGGAGAATTCCGGCCTGCGCGCCTCGGTCGAGCCGCTCGCCCGCATGGGCCTCGGCGCCGGCATCCCGGTGGTGATGCTGATGAGCTACCGGGGCGATCTCGGCGAGAACAACTGGTGGGCGATCCCGCACGGCATCACCATGGAGCCGGTGCTGCAGGCCCTGCGCATCCCCTACCGGGTGGTGCGCGAGGAGGCTGCCATCGAGACGGCCATCGCGGACGCCTACGCCTCGGCCTACGCCTCCTACTACCACGCGGCGGTGGCGCTGGGCGGGAGCATCGTACGATGA
- a CDS encoding thiamine pyrophosphate-dependent enzyme: protein MSADGDATARPMTRYACMQRLAARLRDELVILSLGGSVDEWYNAAPHMRAASLFQQQLGCVTPQAFGLAAGLPHRRIVSLDTDGGLLFNLGILATLGNERPRNLFVVVWDNQCYQSIGGPPTHTAKGRVDLAAIARGAGLEHAYTVHDLDSFERHCAEGLAAEAPYLVVAKVAGTVQPGIRRKHSDGREDKYIFVRHVEASEGVTIMGPSEHN from the coding sequence ATGAGCGCGGATGGCGATGCGACGGCCCGGCCGATGACCCGCTACGCCTGCATGCAGCGCCTCGCGGCCCGCCTGCGGGACGAGCTCGTGATCCTGTCCCTCGGGGGCAGCGTGGACGAGTGGTACAACGCGGCGCCGCACATGCGCGCCGCCAGCCTGTTCCAGCAGCAGCTCGGCTGCGTCACGCCCCAGGCCTTCGGCCTCGCCGCCGGGCTGCCGCACCGGCGCATCGTCTCCCTCGACACCGACGGGGGGCTGCTGTTCAACCTCGGCATCCTCGCCACCCTGGGCAACGAGCGGCCGAGAAACCTCTTCGTCGTCGTCTGGGACAACCAGTGCTACCAGTCGATCGGCGGCCCGCCCACGCACACCGCCAAGGGCCGTGTCGACCTCGCGGCGATCGCCCGCGGCGCCGGCCTCGAACACGCCTACACGGTGCACGACCTCGACAGCTTCGAGCGGCACTGCGCCGAAGGGCTTGCGGCCGAGGCTCCCTATCTCGTCGTTGCCAAGGTCGCGGGCACCGTCCAGCCCGGCATCCGGCGCAAACACAGCGACGGGCGCGAGGACAAGTACATCTTCGTGCGCCACGTGGAGGCGAGCGAGGGCGTCACCATCATGGGCCCGAGCGAGCACAACTGA